The stretch of DNA GGGACGTGTGTTTACTGACCTCTGATGGCTTCACCACCACTGCATTGCCTAGGACACAAACCCAGTGTGGCTGCTCAGCACTCACGCTCATCTCACCTCCCACAGCCCCCACACAGACCCCGCAGGGGACCTGAGCCACACACACATCCCCACCTGCTGCAATGGCCCCGATCAGCGGCTGCACGATCAGGGCGAAGGGGTAGTTCCAGGCACCGATCACCAGCACCACCCCCAGCGGCTCAGGGTAGATGTACGCCTCGTCCCGCATCGTCAGCAGGTTCTTCTTCACCGGCTGAGGGGCCGCCCAGGATGGCAGCTTCTCCATGACCAGAGCAAGCTCCCACAACACGCCCAGGATCTCATGGCTGTAGGCATTGTGCCCACACTGCAATGAAAGACAGCTCACTGAGGGTGTGGAC from Oxyura jamaicensis isolate SHBP4307 breed ruddy duck unplaced genomic scaffold, BPBGC_Ojam_1.0 oxyUn_random_OJ89475, whole genome shotgun sequence encodes:
- the LOC118160101 gene encoding aldehyde dehydrogenase family 3 member A2-like encodes the protein MAAGVGRGGGCLLSTPSVSCLSLQCGHNAYSHEILGVLWELALVMEKLPSWAAPQPVKKNLLTMRDEAYIYPEPLGVVLVIGAWNYPFALIVQPLIGAIAAGNAVVVKPSEVSKHTSQLIADIFPQYLDQVSVALYLMLGLS